The sequence AACATTACAAATTATTAgttcttttatttcaatttatactCAACATTTTACAACTTAATTGCAATATATGTTGCAAATATCAAAAATGGGGTAAGTTGCAGGTACTAGTAGCAAATTACCCAATCATTTTGTATTCATGAGCTCGAATACGCACGTTTCAAGATCACTTTTTATCGTAATGATCTTTTTCCTATccgttttctttctgtttccatatttttttttttggtttccgTTGTTGAAGAGTTTTCTTCAcgtaatatatgttttatataacatactgtaggcataggaaatagagatcaatataattgcatcttgactaatcctaccaggtgttctgtattacaaaagtggttctgttgtgacattttgatgcaagcaaaactgtattatctgcactattatttacatactggtacttcattttattattggcttgttaaaagttttttttttaccataattatataagttgacaaaatcataggaaccatgtcttgaggggtaaatcaaactaaaatgaataaatcctaaataatgttgttgtgcaaaaaagtatgatattgtgtctaatacagttttcattttccactcgattgtataattgcaagggaagtaaactaatagatctctacttataagtactagcccaaagcaagagttgtcattctttgtggatcacaactttaaattaaaacttaaaacttctgttattgatattaacaaatctatcataaacttcacatttgtgaaatcatttttggttatttcaaggacttggaaatcagtttctAGACTTTATCtaatgtaatactatcattgaaaattttagggtcaaTGTCTACATACTGCCATCTATTACTGTGCTGTAATATGTTCGTGTACAAGAATATGAGTTTAACTAACTCAAGGTTATCTCTAGAAGGATATTAAACTTTTCAATTTTCTATACAGGACTCGGAAATTTCTTAGTGTCTTACAGAAAAGGATAAGAACTCAAAAGAATCTGAATGTTCTTTAATAAACATGACGTTGCTAAATTTCTAACCCAAAAGGATTGTTTTAAATAGTCAGTACTATATGAAAattagaaagaaaagaaaacgtgTTGACAATTGCAAACTATCGGAGGATTTTTTACTTCATTCAAATCTTTTTTCAAAGTAGatgtgtttataattaaaacataaagtTGTAGTTGCGGCATTATTGTTAAACACTGTGTGCAGGTTCCTTTAATGTATTAATTACATGTTGGTATTTTATACATTTCTATTTATGTACCAGTGATAATAAAGTAAATTTTGCACGTTATATGCATAAcctagtatatatatatttcaatagacAGGTATCTAGCAAACATTATAACTTTTAGTTTACGATAAACCAAATACAATATTAAATATCTACTTCTTGTTATCGTAAGGAAGCTACCTACAAGCTTGTTGAAGCTACCAAGTGTATGGAAGATCTATGTTTCAAACAAACTGTCCACATTTGCCTGAAATATCGACCTTTCATCCATATTATTCAAAGTTGGAATGACATAATATGTATCGGTGTTACTCAAAGACCAACAAGAACTATATTAAAATGTGTTTTCGGTTTCCTAATTGTGTCTTTACAtcataatatttaatttaaaaatgactaTTTGAATGTCAAATTCAGATTTGTTTTCCGTTCTGTCAGTACACAATATGCCTGATTTAGAGTTTCTAGGAAAATGTTCTATATATGAATAAAACTATAATTTCTTTACACTTTAGCTTCGATTGCGACAAATAAAGATAGAATCTGAAGCAAAAATTAAAGAATTGACGAACAGGATTGAATTCCTAGAAAATAGGTTGGAAGAAAGAAAAGGTACGCTTATCTCTGTACggaacaattattattattattattattgctactattaattctattattattattattattattattattattattatcatcatcatcatcattggtattattattataatttattattattattattattattactaatagTATATCATACCTATACAGCACTCTTATTATGCTTGTACGGAGTCAAAAGTACTATAAAATACACATTCAAAAGTTATACAGACGGatactaaagaaaaaaaagatattaaatataGCAAGCCAAATTGAATGCaatataaagaaatcatttatttgtcattttaagtTAGAGTAATAGAAATACCGCCCCGCAGAGAAAATCTGTGATGGCAAGGTCTGatttaaatataaatgtgtaATGCAAAATATTACTTAGGTCTTACAATGATAAGTCGGTGCATTAATGTTTCTTAAATCTTTAACGCTATTTATACTGTAATACATATATATGCAGTGAAAAGGTAACTAGATAGAATAGTGAATCATTTAATTGACCGTCCtaatttgttagttttgttttgcGACAAAACGAATATTTCGAAAAGTAATTAACATATTAATCCTTTGAAATGGAATTGATTGTATGACTCGTTTTGCtagaatacatttttatttattttgtttaggtCAGTCAATGGTGGCATTCCATGCCTACCATGTGGCAAACATAACACCAAGCGAACAGTCAATTATGGTATTTTCCAAAGTTCGTCTAAACCAGGGAGGATCATACAACCAATCTACAGGCATTTTTATCGTTCCAAAAAGTGGAACATATAGATTCTACGCCCACATGTGTACCAGAGTTTATAACGAAGGGTACATGATATTTGATATAATGATTGGAAGGATTGCATATGCAACTGCATATGGGTCTCTTCCCGTGACCAGC is a genomic window of Mercenaria mercenaria strain notata chromosome 18, MADL_Memer_1, whole genome shotgun sequence containing:
- the LOC123537774 gene encoding uncharacterized protein LOC123537774; amino-acid sequence: MNLVYLQNIVLLFCAYIVKVSSELSCETHDLQALMLRLRQIKIESEAKIKELTNRIEFLENRLEERKGQSMVAFHAYHVANITPSEQSIMVFSKVRLNQGGSYNQSTGIFIVPKSGTYRFYAHMCTRVYNEGYMIFDIMIGRIAYATAYGSLPVTSNALCDSAQAVAYLEINDIAFVRWSGNSSNICQSTACDNTFSGSLINN